The proteins below are encoded in one region of candidate division KSB1 bacterium:
- a CDS encoding type II/IV secretion system protein, producing the protein MNQVAEKTYDSAKSLNRLTKSLIDHGVIDEETLERALMIQTREPRTAKRRITDILIEDLNIDRDAVFKQIVQLYGFQTIHITEKTVDQDRIDFIKNILTELPESVSNQLLNKTVLPFKWHEYKKNVLVMVAADPTDREVHDLAKGLEYADVEIAYTPLDEIDALIQRAFYANNEFLQKVFEDSEQVEILDDESKQVDEEVLDSEINKSRLTNLVEGMLVEAVRKGASDIHVIPKEGNRTEIFFRFDGKLQPWYVQTDIKPESVIAVIKDRALNIDRFERIQAQDGFIQRKIDGFYIRFRVSVIPIVGAEFDRRFESVVIRVLDDRKVITDLAKIGLQEQALKDFRKSIEQPQGIIILTGPTGSGKSTTLVAALSQVMDATKNVLTIEEPVEYLIQGARQIKLSPKLTFDTALRSILRHDPDIVMVGEIRDLKSAEIAISLANTGHLTFSTLHTNDAPSAISRLYMLGAEPFLIANAINLVMAQRLVRKLCETCKSPVSNPDPDHLLRMGFTKNETSNTTFYTNVGCDECFGGFKGRIAISEALLFNSEIRKEIIKTSGEVDEETMRAIAQDNGMLSLRDSGKERVKNGMTTLQEVIDTTMEV; encoded by the coding sequence ATGAATCAAGTCGCTGAAAAAACATACGATTCCGCAAAAAGCCTCAATCGGCTGACTAAATCGCTGATTGACCACGGTGTGATCGATGAAGAGACACTCGAAAGAGCTTTAATGATCCAGACCCGGGAACCGCGGACAGCTAAACGCAGAATTACGGACATTCTTATTGAAGACTTAAATATCGACCGGGATGCGGTCTTCAAGCAGATCGTTCAATTATACGGCTTCCAGACAATTCATATTACTGAAAAAACAGTTGATCAAGATAGAATCGATTTCATCAAGAATATTCTGACGGAGCTTCCGGAATCGGTGTCCAATCAATTGCTTAATAAAACAGTTCTGCCTTTTAAATGGCATGAATACAAAAAGAATGTTCTCGTCATGGTGGCGGCCGACCCTACGGACAGGGAAGTTCACGATCTGGCCAAAGGCCTTGAGTATGCCGACGTCGAAATCGCTTATACTCCTCTCGATGAAATCGACGCCCTCATCCAGCGGGCTTTTTATGCCAACAATGAATTTCTCCAGAAAGTATTCGAAGATTCGGAACAAGTTGAGATTCTTGATGATGAATCGAAACAAGTAGATGAAGAAGTCCTAGATTCGGAAATCAACAAGAGTCGTTTAACGAACCTGGTTGAAGGAATGCTGGTCGAAGCAGTCAGAAAAGGCGCCAGTGATATTCACGTTATCCCAAAAGAAGGCAATCGAACTGAAATCTTTTTCCGTTTTGACGGTAAGCTGCAGCCCTGGTACGTTCAAACCGACATAAAGCCGGAGTCGGTTATCGCGGTAATAAAAGACCGCGCCTTAAACATCGACCGGTTTGAAAGAATTCAGGCTCAAGACGGATTTATTCAACGAAAGATCGATGGTTTTTATATTCGGTTCAGAGTTTCGGTTATACCGATCGTCGGCGCGGAATTCGATCGTCGTTTTGAAAGCGTGGTCATCCGTGTTCTCGACGATAGAAAGGTCATCACCGACCTGGCAAAAATTGGTTTACAGGAACAAGCGCTGAAAGACTTCAGAAAGTCCATCGAGCAGCCCCAGGGGATTATTATTCTAACAGGCCCAACCGGCAGCGGTAAAAGCACCACCCTGGTGGCGGCACTCAGTCAGGTGATGGACGCCACCAAGAATGTCCTGACCATCGAAGAACCGGTTGAGTATCTGATCCAGGGCGCACGGCAAATTAAACTGAGTCCAAAGCTCACTTTTGATACTGCCCTGAGATCAATTCTGCGTCACGACCCGGACATCGTGATGGTCGGAGAAATTCGTGATTTGAAATCCGCAGAAATTGCTATTTCATTAGCCAATACCGGCCACCTGACTTTTTCAACCCTGCATACAAACGATGCTCCGAGTGCAATTTCCAGGCTTTATATGTTGGGCGCCGAACCTTTTTTGATTGCCAACGCCATCAACCTGGTGATGGCACAACGTCTGGTTAGAAAGTTATGTGAAACCTGCAAAAGCCCGGTCAGCAATCCGGACCCGGATCATCTGTTACGGATGGGGTTTACTAAAAATGAAACCTCAAATACAACATTCTACACAAACGTCGGCTGCGATGAATGCTTCGGAGGGTTCAAAGGCAGGATTGCCATTAGCGAGGCATTACTTTTTAATTCGGAAATTCGGAAAGAAATCATCAAGACGTCCGGCGAAGTAGATGAAGAAACTATGCGAGCAATCGCACAGGACAATGGCATGCTGTCTTTAAGGGATTCCGGCAAAGAGCGAGTAAAAAATGGCATGACCACCTTGCAAGAAGTTATAGACACAACAATGGAGGTTTAA